In the Paramisgurnus dabryanus chromosome 18, PD_genome_1.1, whole genome shotgun sequence genome, catGTAGTCCCAACTTTAAGTCAGTTTCACATGACTGATTTAAGACACTTGTGAGATGCATAAAAAACACTTAATATCTTTCATTAAAACCAAAAACATGGATTCGATTTGTTAAGTGTATTTACGGTCAGAATATTTTTTCAGTGAGTGACATTTTAAGTTTGATCACATATCTTCTGTATTGCATTTTGCATTGGTTGCCGGTTGTTACAGAATTGAAGAtcttattgtttgtttttaaagttttaaatagagtGGCTCCTCTGTGATCTAAAGTTCAAATATATCTGCCAGATCTCCAATGTCCTCTGAGCAAAGAAAGATCTCGAGGTTAAGACGGAAGTTGAGGGGTGATCGTTCCTTCTCAATTGCTGGGTCCAAACTGTGGCATAGTCTTCCAATTTTCCTCAGAATAGTCtcttaaataaattttaatttcaTGGTTTTTATTGTTGCATTGCTGTTTGTCTTAtggtatttatttttctttatttaatatttttctttcttttttgttatttgtacagCACTTTAGTGCAACTCTGTTGCTTTGAAATGTGCTTTAATAAAACTTTGACCTATGCCTGCCTTATCTAAGCAACCGCTAGAGGGCATCGTTtctttatttcaatttaaaacTCCCATACTGGGTGCCAGCTATGCTCACAGCAATATTTTGTTGCAACAAGCACCAAAACATTTCTGAATTCTCCCATCAACTAAGAGCAGTCTAAAATTGCTAACTGGTGACCTGTCGGACCACATAAAGGGTGTATGCACCTATTGCATTCGTTTTTAGAAGACGCTTTCATTTAAAAGGTGCACATAGTATGAATATGGTGATGCATTGTATATATTACCATGTATGTGAAGATCATGTACAAAAACTTCCTTTGAAATCTTTCTGTAAATCAATAAATTAGTTTTAACATGCTTTTTGCAGTTATCACTGTAGAAAGTCCTTGATATTTAGTGGATCAAAATCtattttaaaacactttaaTTATTCAGAGATTTTATATTATTCTTACATAAgcttaaaattaatattttatttttaagataaaGCATTTAGCAGGAGGGGGACATAACATGGTagttaaaaacagaaaaattgagccatatatatatatatataaaataaacaaacatcaatcattttcattttttgtaaatatcactgacagaaagattttattcCAAATAAACCCACAATTTCTTTTCCAGTAAAAAAGTGTTAACTGTTATCCATCTGAATATCAATCTAATCACCCTGGTCTTCCATTCCAAtaaatttcaacatttcagtcCAGTTGGTTACAAACACACAACATTTTTGGGCCTACAGAAAGCAGTCTGAAAGTCCATGCCCTACTAAGAACACTTGGAAACTTGTAACTATTTACAGACAAAGCGAGCAAGAGTTTGCCTATTGCTTCATTTGGAGGTTGTGTTGCTGTGCGGTGGAGCCTGTGGCTGCTGATGCTGTTGCTGCTGCTCGGCGAGAGCTTGCTGAAGACGCGTGCGCTTGCGTGAGTAATGCTGCCAGTGCAGGATCTGCTGCTCGTCTATGAACTTGGCACACTGCGCGTTGACCAGCTCTTTCCGGAAGTGCTCATACTGCAACAGCTCTAACATGTGCAAGCAATGAGGATACCTAGACACATTAAGATATACAGTAGGCAGCATGAGTCAAGCTGGTAGTCTCaaccaggggtgcccaaactcagtcctggagggccggtgtcctaaagagtttagctccaaccctaattaaacacacctgaagcagctaattaaggtcttactaagcATACTAGAAACATtcaggcaggtgtgctgagttggagctaaactctgctggacactggccctccaggactgAGTTTGGACAAAAATCACtcaccaatcagaataaagtaaTCTAGAGATCCATGCGAAAAGGgtatatactgtaaataaatatgtgaccctgtctgtgaaatctagGTTAAGGtgtaataatataattatgagATAATGAGcctcaaagtttgatttcaatattGATATAATCTTACTCAGTCTATATTAACAATATCAAGATTAGAAGactctttacattatataagatgattttatgtagaaaacaataaagatTGGTTCACATAGTTATTACTAACTAAGTTTGCAtatgtttaaatatataaatatgtataaagatCTGACCATACACATAAAACTTACTTTAGGAATTTTGCATATTCTGGCTCTTTCCAATAAAGCAGATACTTCAGGTAATTCACAAAAGGCTTTTCCCTCAAATAACCCCTTTGGGCCAAAACTGGAGACAGAAACAGGATATTTCAAGACTCAGAATCACAGTATAGAATAAAATGTACTATAAATGatcttaaaaatgaaaattaaagcATAACTAAAAAGAGAAAGATTTtgcttaaaaattaaaaaaataaattttcaagACATACAATAACTCTATATCTTCATTACAGACTATCTGGATCATTTAAAGCCCAGTGGCTACAATATTTCTAACACAACCCAAAATAATACACTATCATTTAGTATTCACTATTGTAAAGTGTAGATAATTGTAGTAGACTGTAGTATATTACAGTTATGACTACTTTATGAATGTATTGTATAGTAACCTATAGTTCATATTAACTATAGTGAATAGGCTATATGCTAAACTGCATATATGGCGCGGTAAACTTTAATATCTACTATGGAATGTTAAAACACGTTAGTACACtggaaatattttaaataatgttataGTATAATATAGTTCTTACAGTTCAGGTAGTTTGGGTTCGCTAAACACTGAACAAACTCCAACTCCAGCTGAAAACGGTTTCTTGCCTGTTCCTCTGTAAAAGCATAAAATCGTTTACATAtgaataaatacacaaatatatttaacaGATCACTTATTTAGATATACGTTTATTTATTTAGGATCCATTTGAACACAATTGTATCAACGTAACTTACTGAATAATAATTTACTGCGTACATCTGCCTCGCTATTATTactaaacattttcaaaatatcaaTACATTACAAACCTGTTTCCATAACGCCAGCCATCGGACACAACTGGAGTGAAAACGTTGTTAAATACCTTgaaatttttcaatatttaagcAATTTTACGAGAGGATTACTAAAACAACATTGCGTTTTGATACTGGGTTTACGCTTTGGTTTACGCTGACGCCATATTTGCCAAAAACCTGTGCTGGTGTCGTAAAGGCGTTTTACGACATAAGCGTTTCCTTGTTGTTGTACTTCAAAACTGTAGTCATTTTTGCTGTCAACTAAAGATCGTTTACtctattaataaaaaaagttactctattaataaacattattaaaatactttgtcattaaatgtgtaCTGGCTACtgtatacaatatatataatatgcaaCACGCGAAGAAACAGAGTTTTTGAAGGAAAATTTATTCagaatataaacaaaatatgattttatgTTACATAAATTTATTAatacatgtatattttaatttacatGAACAgcagcttttagtgctatttaaaAATCTAGTAAAAATGACTAGAATAAGGTCACAATTCTGAGAATAAAACTATTGCATGACAATATTTAAAACACTGTCCTACCTATGCAATGCATTCAAACTCTTACTCTCTTACTGATATAGTTCACATTTCATTCTCATACTTTCGCCTTCATTCGTACcttttataaattaatttttatctacatgattaaatgtttctttacattttcatgaTACAATATGATTTACACACATATTTCTCTTATGAACATTGAAGAATTGCTGCTCttgaaactttttaaaaaatttaactttACCCCCAGATTTACAGCTATAcaaatttacataaaaaactgtGTAATTGTGCAAGTAGTCACACTCCCTGATTCTCAGCCACTGGCTTTACCCTGTATGGCCTCCTCAGTTTGAGGTGAAAATGCAGATGGTGAGAAGTGTAGAGTGATGTAGTTTAATAACAGCAGATTGTTTGGTGAAATTCAGTCTTTTTCCTCACACAGCTGTAGTATTGGCCCAGCTGGGAAAGGTGTCTAAATTGAATAAAGCTCTGCCCCAGCTGTTAATAGCCAAGGTAATGGAGAGAATACCGATGATGTTCATGACAATGCCTGTCTTTGCCTGCGGATAAAAAAGATTTGGATAAAGTAAATATGTGAATAATATTTGAATAATCAATAATATTTTATAGtatgattaaatatttattttgatcATTTAGATGTACAACATTTGTGTGACCCTGTCTTGAGAtcaggagcatcaaagtttgacttcagtcattgatttcatGATTTCTGTCTTTGACTTTTGGCGGCTTGACTTCTTTTCCGTAATATGTTTTGATCGTCCTGTCAAAATGTTTGTTCTGgtcgtcatgtgaacctatgtgcatagcgcatcatgtcaaaatacgtgcttGCAGATGCTTCGTAAGGGTTTATGAAAAAGATACACTCGGTTGcaagatactcgcttaatctcatgtgtaatctgAGTTTAGTGTAAAATGATTGTCTTGCGAAATATttgcatctcttttatcatgaaCCCTTTCGTGTGCACCAAGCacgtattttgaaatgacacgcgatgcacataggttcacatgatgcaccaaacacatattttgacatgacaaccCACACAGATGACACCCCAAACACATATTTAGCTTTCTCCAAGGAGGCACTGGCCAGCTTCCTCAGTCAATATTATAGATTTCAAGGTTAAATTTAatttagaaaacagtaaatcacaaaaatcacTGCAGCTCggacacatttttgttcactGATTTTTAAAAGCATCAAGTTTCATTAGGCATAACAATGAATATGAATCAGTCGTCTCTAAATCAAATATTATCTGTTTAAGATTTCGTGAGAATATTGTCCCGGCCCCTGTGATGAGGAGCCGCTTAGGTAACCAATTTCTTATGGCCCCTGTGTTGGGCCTGGTCCTAAAAAATGGATGTATAGAAATATGAATGAATGTTATTAATCAGCACTCACCATATCAGACACTTTCAGGTATCCATATGAGAAGACTATGGCATTTGGAGGAGTTGCCACTGGAAGCATGAATGCGAAGGATGCACTGAGGGTGCACGGGACCATAACATAGAGAGGGTTGATACCTATAGACTGGGactgaataaataaatcaatgaTCAATCAAACAgtttcaaataaaattttatgtgACTTTAATCAAACTGAACCATGTAACACAATAAAATCTTGTCTTATGTCATCAGTACTCTACAGATTCGTATCTTTCTTTATGGTTTTAGTGTTCCTGCACTGTAGCTCAATGGGTGGAGCATTGTGTAAGCACTACAaaagttgtgggtttgattcccatggAACACAAACTAATAAAAAGTTCATACCTTAAATGCTCTATGGATAAAAAAACTATATGCCAAATGCGAAAAATAAACTTTGGTAAGCTCGCTCCATTCTTTTTTCTTGGTGGTGTCCCAGTTGACATAAAAGGCAACAATATTAACTCACACAGCAGTGTCTGGCTACCACTTTGGATGAATTAACAAGTTAACGGCCCCCTTCCCCCAACACTCATTCTGTCttattctctctttctttttttattcagCCAAAAAACAATGGTAGATCTCCATGGTTCTCCAAATCCCTCCATTCACAGGCCCTCTTACACAGGCTAAGTCATGAGGATAGGGCAGCCTGTGCCAACTGCTTGCCTTATCTCAGCATGAGGCAAGAAAGGTGAAATCCAGTGAGATTTATGATGGAGGAAACTGTGCTTATAAATTAATGTGCGAGGTATGGGGAGTATGTGGTCTTATATTCCTTAAAAAAGGTATGTAAAATgtctttattatttattcttttcatatatttttttttgctgcacAGAGTAATTTCCCCATTGTGGGACGaataaaggtatatcaaatcaAATATGTAAACGAAAGTTATAATAAATTGCCCTTTTTAAAGACATTAATGAAAAATGTAGGTAGgtttcaaaataaaaagtaaaaaaaattgttgaaaATAAATGGATGCTTTTTTACTTCATTGCATCAGCAGTGCAAAAGTTTGTGGGTTTGATTTCCAggcaacacacatactgataaaatgcatagctggaatgcactgtaagaggctgtttacacttggcattaacatgcgttttcgtcgatcggatcacaagtggacgacgttaatgccaggtgtaaacggtgttcaaaacgttttgagctcgtccactttcgaccactttcaaccacatctagaggtagtcgaaaccactttcgatcggatcgctttggagttgcggaacgcatatgtggttgaatgtgttcgaacagccacacacGAGCGCTTCTCTCCCCCCATtaatctaatctgaggtattcaacacaagttttacgtctttttttgacttctggcatgaacatacggtgaacagcgctattttagcctttcattgataaaactaaagcggaggatctccgtagtttcgttttgaaagcgtgtgaaagttgcgcgatcctatttcatcaattgcgctgaaaattcaaagaaagctcttacatacacacgtacaaaactctgtgcagcatgtttacttgctaaacaagcagtggactctgacataatattagtttgcgtccatataaactcataattactcccgctcgcgtttgaatgacagcagagagactcgcccaccgtctcacagaccgtcgtctcacagtattcaggacagaagcggtcgaaagtggacaaaagagacggatttaaataccaggtgtaaacgtaatgtgtctctctcgtccacttgtgatccgatcgatgaaaacacatcttaataccaagtgtaaacagcccctaagtcACTAAACATCTGCCAAATGGATAATTGTAGATGAACTACCCTATGGTTACTATGTGTACCTATGTCAAAATAGCTCCATACATCCACTTAAAAGTCATCTTGGGttaaaaccatagactgtaaaaaatatggacgtagttcTAGTCtagtcacccataggtttgtgaagagttTTTGTTTAAGCAAAAAGTGTGCGGGGCCTGCCTTTGCCATCTTGGTGTCaccgtgcatcacttgcagataaccaaaaatgggtaaagaggtgaGATGTGGTTGGAGCTGAGGTGGCTGGatgctgaaaccacgcctgcCTACCTTGAcagtagtgacagcagtggcagtttaACCATCACTCAAGTTGCCACACCATTATTTATGCAgcactttaaggcttaatatatttaaaaaaagtatccCCCCAAAGTTATCATGAtatatttctgctgtaaagttgggcattttaacattagggtctatgggaattgactcccttttggagccagcctctagtggccagtcgatggTTTGCAGTTTCTTCCGTCACTTTCGTGTTGGTTTCACGATAGAAATCACAAGGTTTCCCCTTGGTTAAACTGAATTGTCCCAATACTTTGGCATGATACCATAGTGAATATAAATCATGTATGCTATTTACCATGGATGCGAGTATAGGGAGAAATAATGTTGCCGTGGCAACGTTGCTGGTGCATTCCGTAAAGGTAGCTATCATCAGACACAGGACGATGGCAATAGCCCACGGAGGAATACTCTGAAGAGGCGACATCTGATTTCCAAGCCACCTTGACAGCCCTGAGACCTGAATCAagatcaaataaacatgaagtATATGGGCTAGAAACTGACCTTTAGTCTTAAATTTATTAGACTCAATCTTGTATTAATATTTGATCTTGTCCTCT is a window encoding:
- the med31 gene encoding mediator of RNA polymerase II transcription subunit 31, giving the protein MAGVMETEEQARNRFQLELEFVQCLANPNYLNFLAQRGYLREKPFVNYLKYLLYWKEPEYAKFLKYPHCLHMLELLQYEHFRKELVNAQCAKFIDEQQILHWQHYSRKRTRLQQALAEQQQQHQQPQAPPHSNTTSK